A section of the Sebastes fasciatus isolate fSebFas1 chromosome 21, fSebFas1.pri, whole genome shotgun sequence genome encodes:
- the LOC141759631 gene encoding uncharacterized protein LOC141759631 codes for MKGSVVQIVLLFFLSSGTAQTPDPSIAAIWNELKMLRDMVHDLGNTVVEQRVELRSLETRVKDTELQVEEEKVKVLLLTTELRYMLNKVEEQRAELVVTRNKMAELEKENAVLSGEVSGVGQRVAASEKDLDALRGALSTTETQMLLQKIIVEDLEKAKTEQETRINAVDVRMTANEKEAEEQKVEVAALRADLNATMTLLQLQNNDIELLQKETAGKIAFSVGLNSQVGPYNTETQLKYNKIFTNIGNAYNPTLGMFIAPVRGVYYIRFTAFDHRNNFHFGIHLYRNSQKIMTNWEHNRNEGHLYLSNALTLQLDVGDLVYMQLPSGYGLSDDGNNHNTFSGFLLFSM; via the exons ATGAAGGGTTCAGTGGTTCAGATAGTGCTGCTATTCTTCCTGTCATCAGGGACGGCTCAAACGCCCGATCCATCTATTGCTGCTATCTGGAATGAACTGAAAATGCTGAGAGACATGGTGCATGACCTTGGCAACACGGTGGTGGAGCAGAGGGTAGAGCTGAGGAGCCTGGAGACCAGAGTGAAAGACACTGAGCTTCAGGTGGAGgaagaaaaggttaaagttttGCTTCTGACAACTGAACTGAGATACATGTTGAATAAGGTGGAGGAACAGAGAGCGGAGTTGGTGGTCACCAGGAACAAGATGGCTGAGCTAGAGAAGGAAAATGCAG TGCTATCAGGAGAAGTGTCCGGTGTTGGACAGAGAGTGGCAGCCAGTGAGAAAGACCTGGACGCTCTAAGAGGAGCGTTAAGTACCACCGAGACTCAAATGCTACTACAGAAGATAATTGTAGAGGACCTGGAGAAAGCAAAAACAG AGCAGGAAACCAGAATAAATGCGGTGGACGTCAGGATGACAGCCAATGAAAaagaagcagaggagcagaaggtGGAAGTAGCGGCTCTGAGAGCGGACCTGAACGCCACCATGACTCTACTGCAGctccaaaacaatgacatagaGCTACTGCAGAAAGAGACTGCAG gaaagATTGCTTTCTCTGTTGGCTTGAATAGCCAGGTGGGACCGTACAACACCGAAACCCAACTGAAGTACAACAAAATCTTTACCAACATTGGCAATGCTTATAATCCTACATTAG GCATGTTCATCGCACCAGTCAGAGGAGTCTACTACATCAGATTCACTGCGTTTGATCACCGCAATAATTTTCATTTTGGAATTCACCTTTACCGCAATAGccaaaaaataatgacaaactGGGAACACAACCGTAATGAAGGTCATTTGTACCTGTCCAATGCATTAACTCTTCAATTAGATGTGGGAGATTTGGTGTACATGCAGCTTCCCTCTGGGTACGGTCTTAGTGATGATGGAAATAATCACAATACTTTCAGTGGCTTCTTACTTTTCAGTATGTAA